The window CCTGAAATGTGAGCCCGACGATCTGGTCAGGCGGCAGATCATGGATATCGTGGACGGTTTTGCATGATTTTTGGCAATGACCCCGAATACCTGATGTCGGAAGAAGAATTCCGTCTCTTAAGGGACCTGGTCTACAATCACTGCGGGATGTATTTCGCTAGTGAGGCCAAGTACCTGTTGGAGAAACGGCTCTCACGCCGCCTGGCCTTTCACAACCTGGTCAGTTACAAAGACTATTACCATCTGCTCAAGTACGATCTCAGGAAGGATCAGGAACTTTCGGACCTGATGGATGTCCTGACCACCAATGAGACGTACTTTTTTCGCGAAGCCTTTCAACTCAAGGCGTTCACCGACGAGATCATTCCCGAGATCATGGAGGAAAAGGGGAAGCGCGGGGATCGCACCCTGCGGATCTGGAGTGCGGGTTGTTCAACGGGCGAGGAACCGTACACGATAGCCATGCTCCTTCTGGAGATGCGTCGGCTCGACGGGTGGCGGCTGGAGGTCATCGGTACCGACATCAGCCAACGAGTGCTGCAACACGCCCGCAAAGGGGTCTACAGCAAGAGCTCGTTCCGCGCCACGGAAAACTACTATCTGGATCGGTATTTTCATGAGCATGACGGCAACTTCAAGATTTCGGACAAGGTCCGGGAACTGGTCACCATCAGCCAGTTGAACCTGTTCGATCACAACCGGCTTGCCCTCCTCGGCCGGATGGACATCATCTTCTGCCGGAACGTCATCATCTATTTCGACCAGCCCGCCAAGAAAAAGGTGATCGAAACCTTTTACCAGGCCTTGTATCCGGGGCGATTCCTCCTTTTGGGCCATTCGGAATCGCTAATGAACGTGACCACGCTCTTCACCCTGCGGCACCTCAAGAATGACATGGTTTACCAGAAACCATGGCCGGTCGAGGGAGGGGCTCTGTGAAGCAGATCAGAGTCGTGGTCATCGATGATTCGGCGTACAACAGACGTACCATTACCAAGATGCTCCAGGACCTGCCGATTGTGGAAGTGGTTGGGTATGCCACTAACGGCGAGGAGGGGCTTAAGCGGATCATGGAGCTGAAACCCGACCTGATAACCCTCGATCTGGAGATGCCGAGGATGGATGGTTTTACCCTGCTGCGCATCCTGATGAGTTCGTGTCCTACGCCGACCATTGTCATCAGCGCCAAAAGCCAGGATGAACGGGTGTTCAAGGCCCTGGAACTGGGAGCGGTGGACTTTATCGCCAAGCCGACCACGACCATTTCCGAGGAGATCTTCCGCATCAAGGAGGATCTCCACGAAAAGGTGCGCAACGTCTTCCAGCTCAACCTGGCGGGTCTCAGGCGCCGGGAAATACAGGCTGTAGAGGCGAAAGCCGCACGGGAAGCCGTGACTGCCGTTGTCCCGCCGACGGTGATCACCAAATCCCGTTTCGATGTGCTGGCCATCGGCGCTTCCACAGGAGGGCCGCCTGCTCTCCAGACCCTGC of the Geobacter sp. genome contains:
- a CDS encoding protein-glutamate O-methyltransferase CheR — protein: MFGNDPEYLMSEEEFRLLRDLVYNHCGMYFASEAKYLLEKRLSRRLAFHNLVSYKDYYHLLKYDLRKDQELSDLMDVLTTNETYFFREAFQLKAFTDEIIPEIMEEKGKRGDRTLRIWSAGCSTGEEPYTIAMLLLEMRRLDGWRLEVIGTDISQRVLQHARKGVYSKSSFRATENYYLDRYFHEHDGNFKISDKVRELVTISQLNLFDHNRLALLGRMDIIFCRNVIIYFDQPAKKKVIETFYQALYPGRFLLLGHSESLMNVTTLFTLRHLKNDMVYQKPWPVEGGAL
- the cheB gene encoding chemotaxis-specific protein-glutamate methyltransferase CheB translates to MAGRGRGSVKQIRVVVIDDSAYNRRTITKMLQDLPIVEVVGYATNGEEGLKRIMELKPDLITLDLEMPRMDGFTLLRILMSSCPTPTIVISAKSQDERVFKALELGAVDFIAKPTTTISEEIFRIKEDLHEKVRNVFQLNLAGLRRREIQAVEAKAAREAVTAVVPPTVITKSRFDVLAIGASTGGPPALQTLLNAFPAQLPFAVVISQHMPAGFTLAFADRLNRIFPFEVKEAEDGDEVLPNRVLIAPGGKNMTFQKLHDCTVVRICAPSPQDKFIPSVDVMFSSLAPLYGARLLAVVLTGMGNDGSRGVVMVKDAGGEVLAEAEESAVVFGMPREAIATGVVARVAPIERMGREIAMQCGILMGTA